One Notolabrus celidotus isolate fNotCel1 chromosome 16, fNotCel1.pri, whole genome shotgun sequence DNA window includes the following coding sequences:
- the LOC117828536 gene encoding uncharacterized protein LOC117828536 isoform X2: MEDTTSILPRLKRKPPNSYGIGALAKSSLSGVSRSMKDKVTKPTAMAQGRVAHMIEWQSWGQTSAGPMGAVGHINLQREKERRLENDAYSDLSDGEKEARFAAGIMQQFAISEATLFGWNSMDGESMGAGSNQGSVAHLSEVNQESITSRDQVLHHSSADVWPHTYVSQGLYCLSSSDAWDPITSQPSGVASPGGGSYIMATGGSSGAGGTPGEGYEGTVGSFIQQQQTHLVLHQHTQLQQLQQIHHYQQQQLLQYQQQQSLDPRPHSASHSLQATPNSTIHSLGPPTHPRLADLWGAAQVDIIGQLGGQMADMVGGVVETVGEEPEPDSEGIPEQHEDDEEELTKVEEVTLTLEPQPSSLTPSPLREYAFSTRGSSPGLPAQTTVKERIPFEVTPCVVQLLDEKDEEAESIVVVATN; encoded by the exons ATGGAGGACACTACTTCCATTCTGCCTCGTCTCAAGAGGAAGCCTCCCAACTCCTACGGGATCGGTGCCCTGGCTAAGTCCTCTCTGTCAg GTGTGTCTCGCTCCATGAAGGACAAAGTTACCAAGCCCACTGCCATGGCCCAGGGTCGAGTAGCCCACATGATTGAGTGGCAGAGCTGGGGCCAAACATCTGCAGGGCCTATGGGGGCAGTGGGACATATTAACCTgcagagggaaaaagagaggaggctGGAGAACGACGCCTACAGCGACCTCAGTGATGGGGAGAAGGAGGCGCGCTTTGCTGCAG GCATCATGCAGCAGTTCGCAATCTCTGAGGCCACTCTGTTTGGCTGGAACTCGATGGACGGGGAGAGTATGGGCGCTGGCTCCAACCAGGGCAGCGTTGCTCACCTCAGTGAGGTCAACCAGGAGAGCATCACTAGCAGAG ACCAGGTGCTCCACCACTCCTCTGCAGATGTCTGGCCTCACACCTATGTCTCACAAGGCCTGTACTGCCTGTCGTCCTCAGACGCCTGGGACCCGATCACCAGCCAGCCCTCGGGCGTGGCCTCACCTGGTGGGGGCTCCTACATCATGGCCACTG GTGGTAGCAGCGGAGCAGGGGGGACACCTGGAGAAGGGTACGAGGGGACAGTAGGCAGTTTCATCCAACAGCAACAGACTCATCTCGTCCTACATCAGCACACccagctgcaacagctccaGCAGATCCACCACtaccagcagcaacagcttctgcAGTACCAACAACAGCAG TCCTTGGATCCCAGGCCACACAGTGCCTCCCATTCCCTCCAAGCCACTCCCAACAGCACCATCCACAGTCTGGGTCCTCCCACCCACCCTCGTTTAGCTGACCTGTGGGGAGCAGCGCAG GTTGACATCATCGGGCAGCTGGGCGGACAGATGGCTGACATGGTCGGAGGAGTGGTGGAGACGGTTGGAGAGGAGCCAGAGCCCGACTCTGAAGGAATACCAGAGCAGCATGAAGACGATGAGGAGGAGCTGACAAAG GTAGAGGAGGTTACATTAACCTTGGAGCCACAGCCATCCTCCTTGACCCCATCCCCTTTGAGGGAGTACGCCTTCTCTACAAGAGGCTCAAGTCCTGGGCTGCCAGCACAGACAACGGTTAAAGAGAGGATACCGTTTGAAGTCACGCCCTGCGTCGTCCAATTGCTGGATGAGAAAGACGAGGAGGCTGAGTCTATTGTTGTCGTTGCGACCAACTAA
- the LOC117828536 gene encoding uncharacterized protein LOC117828536 isoform X3, whose product MEDTTSILPRLKRKPPNSYGIGALAKSSLSGVSRSMKDKVTKPTAMAQGRVAHMIEWQSWGQTSAGPMGAVGHINLQREKERRLENDAYSDLSDGEKEARFAAGIMQQFAISEATLFGWNSMDGESMGAGSNQGSVAHLSEVNQESITSRDAWDPITSQPSGVASPGGGSYIMATGGSSGAGGTPGEGYEGTVGSFIQQQQTHLVLHQHTQLQQLQQIHHYQQQQLLQYQQQQSLDPRPHSASHSLQATPNSTIHSLGPPTHPRLADLWGAAQVEAHHVDIIGQLGGQMADMVGGVVETVGEEPEPDSEGIPEQHEDDEEELTKVEEVTLTLEPQPSSLTPSPLREYAFSTRGSSPGLPAQTTVKERIPFEVTPCVVQLLDEKDEEAESIVVVATN is encoded by the exons ATGGAGGACACTACTTCCATTCTGCCTCGTCTCAAGAGGAAGCCTCCCAACTCCTACGGGATCGGTGCCCTGGCTAAGTCCTCTCTGTCAg GTGTGTCTCGCTCCATGAAGGACAAAGTTACCAAGCCCACTGCCATGGCCCAGGGTCGAGTAGCCCACATGATTGAGTGGCAGAGCTGGGGCCAAACATCTGCAGGGCCTATGGGGGCAGTGGGACATATTAACCTgcagagggaaaaagagaggaggctGGAGAACGACGCCTACAGCGACCTCAGTGATGGGGAGAAGGAGGCGCGCTTTGCTGCAG GCATCATGCAGCAGTTCGCAATCTCTGAGGCCACTCTGTTTGGCTGGAACTCGATGGACGGGGAGAGTATGGGCGCTGGCTCCAACCAGGGCAGCGTTGCTCACCTCAGTGAGGTCAACCAGGAGAGCATCACTAGCAGAG ACGCCTGGGACCCGATCACCAGCCAGCCCTCGGGCGTGGCCTCACCTGGTGGGGGCTCCTACATCATGGCCACTG GTGGTAGCAGCGGAGCAGGGGGGACACCTGGAGAAGGGTACGAGGGGACAGTAGGCAGTTTCATCCAACAGCAACAGACTCATCTCGTCCTACATCAGCACACccagctgcaacagctccaGCAGATCCACCACtaccagcagcaacagcttctgcAGTACCAACAACAGCAG TCCTTGGATCCCAGGCCACACAGTGCCTCCCATTCCCTCCAAGCCACTCCCAACAGCACCATCCACAGTCTGGGTCCTCCCACCCACCCTCGTTTAGCTGACCTGTGGGGAGCAGCGCAGGTCGAGGCTCATCAT GTTGACATCATCGGGCAGCTGGGCGGACAGATGGCTGACATGGTCGGAGGAGTGGTGGAGACGGTTGGAGAGGAGCCAGAGCCCGACTCTGAAGGAATACCAGAGCAGCATGAAGACGATGAGGAGGAGCTGACAAAG GTAGAGGAGGTTACATTAACCTTGGAGCCACAGCCATCCTCCTTGACCCCATCCCCTTTGAGGGAGTACGCCTTCTCTACAAGAGGCTCAAGTCCTGGGCTGCCAGCACAGACAACGGTTAAAGAGAGGATACCGTTTGAAGTCACGCCCTGCGTCGTCCAATTGCTGGATGAGAAAGACGAGGAGGCTGAGTCTATTGTTGTCGTTGCGACCAACTAA
- the LOC117828536 gene encoding uncharacterized protein LOC117828536 isoform X1, with protein MEDTTSILPRLKRKPPNSYGIGALAKSSLSGVSRSMKDKVTKPTAMAQGRVAHMIEWQSWGQTSAGPMGAVGHINLQREKERRLENDAYSDLSDGEKEARFAAGIMQQFAISEATLFGWNSMDGESMGAGSNQGSVAHLSEVNQESITSRDQVLHHSSADVWPHTYVSQGLYCLSSSDAWDPITSQPSGVASPGGGSYIMATGGSSGAGGTPGEGYEGTVGSFIQQQQTHLVLHQHTQLQQLQQIHHYQQQQLLQYQQQQSLDPRPHSASHSLQATPNSTIHSLGPPTHPRLADLWGAAQVEAHHVDIIGQLGGQMADMVGGVVETVGEEPEPDSEGIPEQHEDDEEELTKVEEVTLTLEPQPSSLTPSPLREYAFSTRGSSPGLPAQTTVKERIPFEVTPCVVQLLDEKDEEAESIVVVATN; from the exons ATGGAGGACACTACTTCCATTCTGCCTCGTCTCAAGAGGAAGCCTCCCAACTCCTACGGGATCGGTGCCCTGGCTAAGTCCTCTCTGTCAg GTGTGTCTCGCTCCATGAAGGACAAAGTTACCAAGCCCACTGCCATGGCCCAGGGTCGAGTAGCCCACATGATTGAGTGGCAGAGCTGGGGCCAAACATCTGCAGGGCCTATGGGGGCAGTGGGACATATTAACCTgcagagggaaaaagagaggaggctGGAGAACGACGCCTACAGCGACCTCAGTGATGGGGAGAAGGAGGCGCGCTTTGCTGCAG GCATCATGCAGCAGTTCGCAATCTCTGAGGCCACTCTGTTTGGCTGGAACTCGATGGACGGGGAGAGTATGGGCGCTGGCTCCAACCAGGGCAGCGTTGCTCACCTCAGTGAGGTCAACCAGGAGAGCATCACTAGCAGAG ACCAGGTGCTCCACCACTCCTCTGCAGATGTCTGGCCTCACACCTATGTCTCACAAGGCCTGTACTGCCTGTCGTCCTCAGACGCCTGGGACCCGATCACCAGCCAGCCCTCGGGCGTGGCCTCACCTGGTGGGGGCTCCTACATCATGGCCACTG GTGGTAGCAGCGGAGCAGGGGGGACACCTGGAGAAGGGTACGAGGGGACAGTAGGCAGTTTCATCCAACAGCAACAGACTCATCTCGTCCTACATCAGCACACccagctgcaacagctccaGCAGATCCACCACtaccagcagcaacagcttctgcAGTACCAACAACAGCAG TCCTTGGATCCCAGGCCACACAGTGCCTCCCATTCCCTCCAAGCCACTCCCAACAGCACCATCCACAGTCTGGGTCCTCCCACCCACCCTCGTTTAGCTGACCTGTGGGGAGCAGCGCAGGTCGAGGCTCATCAT GTTGACATCATCGGGCAGCTGGGCGGACAGATGGCTGACATGGTCGGAGGAGTGGTGGAGACGGTTGGAGAGGAGCCAGAGCCCGACTCTGAAGGAATACCAGAGCAGCATGAAGACGATGAGGAGGAGCTGACAAAG GTAGAGGAGGTTACATTAACCTTGGAGCCACAGCCATCCTCCTTGACCCCATCCCCTTTGAGGGAGTACGCCTTCTCTACAAGAGGCTCAAGTCCTGGGCTGCCAGCACAGACAACGGTTAAAGAGAGGATACCGTTTGAAGTCACGCCCTGCGTCGTCCAATTGCTGGATGAGAAAGACGAGGAGGCTGAGTCTATTGTTGTCGTTGCGACCAACTAA
- the LOC117828536 gene encoding uncharacterized protein LOC117828536 isoform X4, with amino-acid sequence MKDKVTKPTAMAQGRVAHMIEWQSWGQTSAGPMGAVGHINLQREKERRLENDAYSDLSDGEKEARFAAGIMQQFAISEATLFGWNSMDGESMGAGSNQGSVAHLSEVNQESITSRDQVLHHSSADVWPHTYVSQGLYCLSSSDAWDPITSQPSGVASPGGGSYIMATGGSSGAGGTPGEGYEGTVGSFIQQQQTHLVLHQHTQLQQLQQIHHYQQQQLLQYQQQQSLDPRPHSASHSLQATPNSTIHSLGPPTHPRLADLWGAAQVEAHHVDIIGQLGGQMADMVGGVVETVGEEPEPDSEGIPEQHEDDEEELTKVEEVTLTLEPQPSSLTPSPLREYAFSTRGSSPGLPAQTTVKERIPFEVTPCVVQLLDEKDEEAESIVVVATN; translated from the exons ATGAAGGACAAAGTTACCAAGCCCACTGCCATGGCCCAGGGTCGAGTAGCCCACATGATTGAGTGGCAGAGCTGGGGCCAAACATCTGCAGGGCCTATGGGGGCAGTGGGACATATTAACCTgcagagggaaaaagagaggaggctGGAGAACGACGCCTACAGCGACCTCAGTGATGGGGAGAAGGAGGCGCGCTTTGCTGCAG GCATCATGCAGCAGTTCGCAATCTCTGAGGCCACTCTGTTTGGCTGGAACTCGATGGACGGGGAGAGTATGGGCGCTGGCTCCAACCAGGGCAGCGTTGCTCACCTCAGTGAGGTCAACCAGGAGAGCATCACTAGCAGAG ACCAGGTGCTCCACCACTCCTCTGCAGATGTCTGGCCTCACACCTATGTCTCACAAGGCCTGTACTGCCTGTCGTCCTCAGACGCCTGGGACCCGATCACCAGCCAGCCCTCGGGCGTGGCCTCACCTGGTGGGGGCTCCTACATCATGGCCACTG GTGGTAGCAGCGGAGCAGGGGGGACACCTGGAGAAGGGTACGAGGGGACAGTAGGCAGTTTCATCCAACAGCAACAGACTCATCTCGTCCTACATCAGCACACccagctgcaacagctccaGCAGATCCACCACtaccagcagcaacagcttctgcAGTACCAACAACAGCAG TCCTTGGATCCCAGGCCACACAGTGCCTCCCATTCCCTCCAAGCCACTCCCAACAGCACCATCCACAGTCTGGGTCCTCCCACCCACCCTCGTTTAGCTGACCTGTGGGGAGCAGCGCAGGTCGAGGCTCATCAT GTTGACATCATCGGGCAGCTGGGCGGACAGATGGCTGACATGGTCGGAGGAGTGGTGGAGACGGTTGGAGAGGAGCCAGAGCCCGACTCTGAAGGAATACCAGAGCAGCATGAAGACGATGAGGAGGAGCTGACAAAG GTAGAGGAGGTTACATTAACCTTGGAGCCACAGCCATCCTCCTTGACCCCATCCCCTTTGAGGGAGTACGCCTTCTCTACAAGAGGCTCAAGTCCTGGGCTGCCAGCACAGACAACGGTTAAAGAGAGGATACCGTTTGAAGTCACGCCCTGCGTCGTCCAATTGCTGGATGAGAAAGACGAGGAGGCTGAGTCTATTGTTGTCGTTGCGACCAACTAA
- the LOC117828536 gene encoding uncharacterized protein LOC117828536 isoform X5 — MKDKVTKPTAMAQGRVAHMIEWQSWGQTSAGPMGAVGHINLQREKERRLENDAYSDLSDGEKEARFAAGIMQQFAISEATLFGWNSMDGESMGAGSNQGSVAHLSEVNQESITSRDAWDPITSQPSGVASPGGGSYIMATGGSSGAGGTPGEGYEGTVGSFIQQQQTHLVLHQHTQLQQLQQIHHYQQQQLLQYQQQQSLDPRPHSASHSLQATPNSTIHSLGPPTHPRLADLWGAAQVEAHHVDIIGQLGGQMADMVGGVVETVGEEPEPDSEGIPEQHEDDEEELTKVEEVTLTLEPQPSSLTPSPLREYAFSTRGSSPGLPAQTTVKERIPFEVTPCVVQLLDEKDEEAESIVVVATN; from the exons ATGAAGGACAAAGTTACCAAGCCCACTGCCATGGCCCAGGGTCGAGTAGCCCACATGATTGAGTGGCAGAGCTGGGGCCAAACATCTGCAGGGCCTATGGGGGCAGTGGGACATATTAACCTgcagagggaaaaagagaggaggctGGAGAACGACGCCTACAGCGACCTCAGTGATGGGGAGAAGGAGGCGCGCTTTGCTGCAG GCATCATGCAGCAGTTCGCAATCTCTGAGGCCACTCTGTTTGGCTGGAACTCGATGGACGGGGAGAGTATGGGCGCTGGCTCCAACCAGGGCAGCGTTGCTCACCTCAGTGAGGTCAACCAGGAGAGCATCACTAGCAGAG ACGCCTGGGACCCGATCACCAGCCAGCCCTCGGGCGTGGCCTCACCTGGTGGGGGCTCCTACATCATGGCCACTG GTGGTAGCAGCGGAGCAGGGGGGACACCTGGAGAAGGGTACGAGGGGACAGTAGGCAGTTTCATCCAACAGCAACAGACTCATCTCGTCCTACATCAGCACACccagctgcaacagctccaGCAGATCCACCACtaccagcagcaacagcttctgcAGTACCAACAACAGCAG TCCTTGGATCCCAGGCCACACAGTGCCTCCCATTCCCTCCAAGCCACTCCCAACAGCACCATCCACAGTCTGGGTCCTCCCACCCACCCTCGTTTAGCTGACCTGTGGGGAGCAGCGCAGGTCGAGGCTCATCAT GTTGACATCATCGGGCAGCTGGGCGGACAGATGGCTGACATGGTCGGAGGAGTGGTGGAGACGGTTGGAGAGGAGCCAGAGCCCGACTCTGAAGGAATACCAGAGCAGCATGAAGACGATGAGGAGGAGCTGACAAAG GTAGAGGAGGTTACATTAACCTTGGAGCCACAGCCATCCTCCTTGACCCCATCCCCTTTGAGGGAGTACGCCTTCTCTACAAGAGGCTCAAGTCCTGGGCTGCCAGCACAGACAACGGTTAAAGAGAGGATACCGTTTGAAGTCACGCCCTGCGTCGTCCAATTGCTGGATGAGAAAGACGAGGAGGCTGAGTCTATTGTTGTCGTTGCGACCAACTAA